CGGATCATCAGGCGCCCGGTTGTCGGGGTCGGCCCGCTGGTGCCGCTGGTCGCGCGTGGCCGGGCGCCGGTCATGGCCTGGCAGCCGCAGACCCTGCCGCCCGCCGGCGACGACCTGACCCATCGCCTGATCGCGCTTTATCGCCACACCGATCCGGCCTTTGCCGAAATCCTCGAACGGCGCGCCGACCGCGATCTCGGCAAGGTCTCGACCGACGGCGCGCGCCGCCAGACCGCTTATGTCGTGCAGGCCATGTCCGGCGCGGCGTCCTTTCTCGCCAAGCCGGACGGACCACGTATCGGCGCGCTGGCGCTCGACGGCTTCGACACCCATGCCAATGAAGGCGGCGCCACCGGCCAGCTGGCCGGCCGGCTCGCGGCCATCGACCAGGCCCTGGCCGAGGCGAAGACCATCCTGGGGCCGGCCTGGGCTGAGACGGTCATCACCTTCATCACCGAATTCGGCCGCACCGCCCGGGTCAACGGCACCGAAGGCACCGATCACGGCACCGCCACCGTCGCGCTGCTGGCCGGCGGCGCGGTCAAGGGCGGGCGGGTGCTGGCCGACTGGCCGGGCCTCGCCCCGGCCGACCTCCATGACGGCCGCGACCTGAAAGCCACCACCGACCTGCGGGCGGTGCTGAAGGGCGTGCTGCGC
This portion of the Phreatobacter stygius genome encodes:
- a CDS encoding DUF1501 domain-containing protein, which produces MPTALSHPADRPRADHVDHCESRLDLSRRAFLGATGLMFAWAAAPKLARAEGRDPRLLVVVLRGALDGLSLAAPVADPAYAGLRGAIALSATGDNAARPLDGFFALHPAMPQLHALYQARQALIVHAVASPYRERSHFDGQDLLESGTEKLGFHESGWLNRALETLAPGDRIIRRPVVGVGPLVPLVARGRAPVMAWQPQTLPPAGDDLTHRLIALYRHTDPAFAEILERRADRDLGKVSTDGARRQTAYVVQAMSGAASFLAKPDGPRIGALALDGFDTHANEGGATGQLAGRLAAIDQALAEAKTILGPAWAETVITFITEFGRTARVNGTEGTDHGTATVALLAGGAVKGGRVLADWPGLAPADLHDGRDLKATTDLRAVLKGVLRDHLAADPRHLAETVFPGSLAVRPMDGLVG